In Thiofilum sp., the genomic window TTCGCTTGGTCATTCTCAATACGAATACGCACTGAGGCAGTAGGATTATTACTTAAATAGCCTTGGCGAAACTGCTCTGAGCGCTGTACTTGTAAACGCCAAGTATCAGAAATAACTAAAAACTTACGCTCAATTTCAGTGGCCATTTTACTGTCCTTTTAGAATCGCACTAATGCCGAACCCCATGTAAATCCGCCCCCAAAGGCTTCTAATAACACCGTCTGCCCGCGTTGAATACGTCCATCGCGTACTGCGGTATCAAAAGCAATTGGAATCGAGGCAGCCGAAGTATTACCCTGCTCACCCACCGTCACAACGACACGCTCCATCGGCATATCAAGTTTTTTAGCGGTCGCTTGAATAATACGGATATTAGCTTGATGAGGCACTAACCAATCCACATCTGCTTTAGTCATATGATTAGCTTCTAAAGTTTCCTCCACAATGCGCCCTAAGGTCGTCACTGCCATACGGAATACTTCATTACCTTTCATACGCAAGAATGCTTTACCTGCTAATAGCACATCACGATTACGGGATACGCCTGCGGCGACATTGAGTAGTTCTTCGTAACTGCCTTCGGAATGAATATGAGTAGAATAAATACCCGGCTCAGCACTAGGCTCTAACACTAAAGCACCCGCGCCATCGCCAAATAATACGCAAGTCCCACGATCAGTCCAATCCAATAAGCGCGACATGGTTTCAGCACCTACTACTAAGGCACATTTACTCGCACCACTACGCACAAACTTATCAGCCACACTCAGCGCATAAGTAAAACCAGAGCAAGCGGCATTAACATCAAAGGCAGCGCCCCCATTGGTAATACCTAAGCGGCCTTGTAAAAGACAAGCTGTACTAGGGAAAATGAGGTCTGGAGTTGAAGTTCCTAAGACAATTAAATCGACTTCATTAGGCTGGCGTCCAGCCATTTCTAAGGCTCGGCGTGCTGCCATTTCAGCTAAATCACAGGCTGACTCATTCTCAACTATATGGCGTTGACGAATACCCGTGCGCTCCACTATCCATTCATCAGTAGTATCCACGAATTGCGCTAGATCACGATTAGTCATAATGCGTGGTGGTAGATAGCTACCCGTGCCTGTAATACGTGAATACATCATGCCTCCACTCTAGCAGCTAAGAGCGCTTCAATTTGTTTATCAATGCGCTGTGGTACTTTCTTAATAATTTCGGTACGGGCAATGCCAATAGCATTCGCAAAAGCAAAACTATCCGCACCTCCATGACTTTTCACCACAATACCACGTAATCCCAACAAACTCGCGCCATTATAGCTGCGGGGATCCACTTGACGCCGGAATCGTGTCAACACAGGCAAGGCAATTAAACCCGCTAATTTAGTCAATAAATTACGTTTGAACCCCTCTTTAAGCAGGGTAGCAATCATTTTTGCCACCCCCTCGGAATTCTTTAGCGCCACATTACCCACAAAGCCATCACAAACCACGACATCAACATCACCTAGATAAATATCATCGCCTTCTACATAACCAATATAGTTAAGGGGTGACTTGGCTAAGAGTGCATGGGCGGCTTTGACTTGTTCATTACCTTTAATTTCTTCCTGACCAATATTAAGCAGCCCTACCTTAGGCGCTTCAATATCATCAATCGCTTTGGCTAACTCTGACCCCATTAAGGCAAATTGATACAGGTGCTCTGCGGACGAATCGACATTAGCCCCTAGATCCAGCATATGAGTATGCCCATCAATAGAGGGTAATACTGTGCAAATAGCAGGGCGATCAATCCCCGGTAGCATTTTTAATACAAAGCGTGCGGTTGCCATTAGAGCGCCTGTATTACCCGCACTCACCGCCGCATCTGCTATCCCCTCTTTTACCAAATTAATGGCTACTCGCATGGACGAGTCTTTTTTATTCTTAAGGGCACTGGTCGGTGATTCATCCATAGCCACCACTTGGCTGGCTATTTTGATCTGTAGCCGTTCTGAGAGAGTAGTTTTATGTTTGGCTAGGGCATCATGAATTTGTGCCTCGTCCCCTACCAGTATTAATTCGATGTCTGCATGAGCTGCCAATGCTTTTAAAGCCGCCGGAACAGTGACCTCAAGCCCATGATCACCCCCCATTGCATCTAACGCAATACGGTATTTGTTAGCCATAATTCATCCAACATACAATCCAAAAAAAATCGCGGGACAAGCCCGCGATTTTAAATATTTTTAGGGGTAAAAGTAATCTTATACCCCCAAAGACTTGTGCTTACTCTTGGACCTCTTCCACTTCAACAGCCGTCTTAATGATTTGACGACCACGATAGAATCCGTCTGGAGTCATATGGTGACGTAAATGGGTTTCACCTGATACAGGATCCACTGAAAGAGCACGATTTTTAAGTGCATCATGAGCACGACGCATATCACGCTTAGAACGTGACATACGGGTTTGAGCGACTGCCATATTAGCTTACTCCGATTTTTTCCAATTCTTTAATACTGCAAACGGATGTTGTTTTTCTTCCGTTGGAGCAGATTCATTATCTACCGCATCATCCTCATACCCCTCAATTAAGGGCTTTATGGGCTGACAGGAATCATGGCGTGGTATCAGTGGCATAGCGAGTAATAACTCATCTTCCACAAAATCACGCAAATATAGGCTATCGTCTTCTACTACCCAACTTTCATACCCTGCCTCTTCTGGGCGACGGTCTGTTTCAGAGCGGGTAAAAACCACTGCAACTGAGTGATCAATGCTTAATGCCATCGGTTGTAAACAACGTTGGCATTCCACTTGAAGCTCCCCTTGGATCGTACCTGTAACCATAGGTAAATGGGTTTCAGATAAGCCAAAGGTTAATTCCACTTGAAAATCACCACGGGTATCTACGGCTAACTCAGCTAAACGCAACATTTCACGCAGAGGCATAATGCCACTGAGTTCACGGCGCTGCTCAACGTAGCGAAAGGGATTAATTTCAACGGGTAACCTATTCAACATAAGGGCGCGATTATATGAAGATGGGGATGCAAGTGTAAAGAAAAATCACTATGATGGGGAGCTTTTTATTACTTCCTAGCGCTAATTTGTAACAAACTCATGATGAATTCTCAACCTCCCGTTTTAGTCCTAGCCTCAACCTCTAAATTTCGCCAAGAACTCCTGCAACGCTTGCAAATTCCTTTTGTATGCGCTTCTCCGAATATCGATGAAAGTCCACTACCTCATGAGTCTGCCTATGACTTAGTAGCTCGTCTAGCTTTAGCCAAAGCTCAAGCGGTACAAGCACACTATACGGATGCTCTTATTATAGGGTCTGATCAAGTGGCCGTACTAAATGAACAAATTCTAGGAAAACCTCATACTCATATTAATGCAGTAGCACAACTCCAAGCCTCCTCTAATCAATATGTCGAATTTCTAACAGGCTTATGCCTATTAAACACACATACTCATAGTTATCAGGTGGATGTAATACGCTATGGCGTCAAATTTCGTCCCTTAACCGAGCAGATGATTGAACACTATCTACAACGGGAACAGCCCTATCAATGTGCAGGTAGCTTTAAATCAGAAGGGTTAGGTGTAACTCTATTTGAAAAAATGCAGGGCGACGACCCCAGTGCACTGATTGGTTTACCATTGATTCGTTTGACCGACTTTTTACAACAACAAGGTATAACGCTGCCTTTAGCTCTTTAAAATACTCGCGTCTCACTTTGAACTGAAATAGTCACATCGACATCATGATGCGGCTTTAAAGTAAAGGGCTGCTCGTACCGGATACCACTAAAAATAATCTCAGCAACATAATTACCCTGTGGCAGATCGATTACTCCCGAATGACGATTAAAGCCGGTGGCAAACAATTTACGATTATTCCTAAGCTCATAAATTTTCCATGCTACCGGACGCATTAACGGCGCTCCTCCGGGCATCACGGCTCTTAAGCTCACAGTGCCACCTGACCCTGCTGCTTGTACGCCAGCACTTAATAGCCATATTGCTATGATCCCAATCATAGATTGATCTCTGTACACGACAATTCGCTTAACTCATTGAATCTTTTTCAAAAGAAAATCGCCTGAGTTTCATCCGTCCATCCTCGATCGCCATGAATTGTGGTGGACAAAGGAACAGAAGCAGCAGCCTAAGCCTATCCACTTTTTCCCGTACCCTTCCATTCAATAAATCGGTCAAGTAGTCCAAGCCGTAACGGAAGACACTTTGCTCTTTGCGTCCATGTTTTTTCGTCTTCAAAGGCTTGACGGCTTTTTCCTTCCATTCGCCGACTTTGTGCGCCCAACAGAAGCCAATGGCAAGCAACGCCATCATCTTTTTGATGCGAGGGGGTTTGGTGAAGTGAGTGGCTTCCATGTGAAAACCACGCCCTTTCAAGCATTGGAACAGGTTTTCAATTTCCCAACGTAGCCGATAAGTGCCAATGGGATCAGCCGTGTAGTGGTTGCTGGCGATAATCAACAACTCACCACTGGGCAGCTTTGAGCCACTGAGCCAAACCCATTCCCCGCTAACGTCGCGACGGTGACGGAGAACGCGCCGTTTACCCGGCTTGAGGTTGGCAAACAGCGAGCGGACATGCGCCTCTTTTTTGTGTTTGTCGGTCATCAACTGATTACCCTTGATACGAATCAAGTAGGGAATCTCTTTGGAAGACAACCACTTCCACCATTGACCACCAATAAACTCACGGTCAGCCAACACACCCAAGATGTTGTTGCGCCCGAATTGGCTGATAAATCGTTGCAGCAGGGCAATACGTTCACGTTGGTTAGAATTACCGCGTTTGTTCAACACCATCCAGTAAACGGGGATAGCCGCACCTTGGTAAACAACCGCCAAAGTCAGGAGATTGAGGTTGGATTTGCCCCATTTCCAGTTGGTTCTGTCGAGTGTGAGGTAGTATTGTTGACCACTAAAGGCGAACATTCCCATAAGAAAATGGGCAATGTCATTGTAATTAAAGAACACTTGGCTAAAAAAGCGTTGCATCCGTCGATAGCGGGAACCAATGTCGGTGTCAGAATCTATGTGTACCGCCAACAACGCCAAATTCATTTGTCGCGCACTCAGCAAAGTATGCAGCATTCCCACAAAACAATCCAAACGGGGCTTGCCCCAACTCAAGTGGGCTTTTAAACTGTCACGTAGTCCATCGCTCAGATCCATTTTGCTCTCCTGTGTGGTAACTAGAGAGTAAAACATAGGAGCGGTGGACTTTCACCATCTCCATGACAAACATGCTAAATCAATAAGTTAGTGGTTTTGTCGTGTACAGAGTAGATTGATATAAAATCTTCATATTACTTCCCTCAACATTCCACCCATGCACATAAGACTCTGACTTCAGTGTTTATTCAATGTCTAACACATGCCTGATATTTATACACATCACAAACATGAGAATAGCCTTTCCCTGTTCGCTACGCAGTGCTTTTTTCGCTAGCATGTAGCGCTTCAACTCTTAGGTAAATCATTATTTATGCTTAGCTATCGTCATGCTTTCCATGCGGGCAATCACGCAGATATTTTAAAACACGCCGCCCTTACTTTAATTTTAAATAGCCTCAATCAAAAGCCCAAGCCATACTGCTATATCGACACCCATGCGGGAGCGGGGTTATATCGTTTAGATTCTGAATGGTCTACTAAAACAGGGGAAGCGTCCTTAGGCATTCACAAACTCTGGTCTCATCGAGCACAGTTACCTCAATTAACGACTTATTTTGCTTGTATCCAAGGCTTAAATCCTAATGCAACACTCAGTTATTATCCGGGTTCACCTTGGATTGCTCAAACATTAGTCAGGTCAACTGAGCAATTGGTTTTAACTGAATTGCATCCTGATGATAAGAATTTACTCAAAAATAATTTGCGACACTCAAAACAGGTTACTCTAGTAGTTAATGATGGGTTTAAGGAACTACTGGCGCGTGTCCCTCCCTTACTTAAACGGGGCTTAGTTCTGATTGATCCACCTTATGAGCTTAAGCAAGACTATATGCTGGTAACAGAGACACTAGCCCAAGCTTATAAGCGTTGGGCAACGGGTATTTATGCGGTGTGGTATCCGATTTTGGCGAGTAAACGTGATCACAGCGACACTATGCTGCGTAAAATTAAGCAAGGCGCTTATAGCAATTTATTAAAAGTGGAATTGCATGTAAAAGGGGCAAATAGTGATTTTGGTATGTACGGCTCTGGCATGTTGATTGTCAATGCACCGTGGCAATTAGATACACAACTAGAAAGTATTTTACCCCCCCTAACCAACATACTTGCTCAAGATGAACACGCGAGTTGGACAGTAGAGTGGTTAAAAGCACCAACCTAAGCAGTATTAATCCTAGTGTAGCTCTGTATCATCGTTACTCTAGTCACTCAAATACTAATCCTGTAAATTATGGGAGTATATTCCTATAATTTACAGGATTAGCTATGTTAAAACGCCATATCCTTGCCGATGTTCAAGCCTATTTGATGCATTTTCCTTCTTTGCTGATTACGGGAGCGCGACAGGTGGGTAAATCCACCTTGGCTTTGCAACTAGGTATTGAAAATTATGTGACTTTAGATGACATCGCCACCTATCAAAGCGCAAAAGCAGACCCTAAAGGTTTTATTCTAAGCCTAACTAAACCTGTGATTATTGATGAAATCCAGCGTGTACCCGAATTATTTGTAGCGATTAAAGAGCAAATTGACTTAGATCGTCGTGCAGGGCAATTTGTTTTAACAGGCTCTAGCAGTTTACAAGGCTTTCGGGATTTATCGGATTCCTTGGCTGGACGTATTGGCATAGTCGATTTGTATGGCTTTAATCTCAGTGAGATTTACGCTACTAATTTTAATGTGCTTGATCACTTATTTAGTGATACACACTTTTCTTCACTAGAGCACAGTATTGATATACCCTCACACCTTATCAAAGGTGGTTTTCCTGAAGTACAAACCATAACGCATGCTAAAACTCGCATGTTGTGGTTTAGTTCTTATATTCGCACTTATATAGAGCGTGATTTACATGATGTAGGTAATATTCGTAACTTAGATAGCTTTATGCGCTTGTATTTATTATTGGCATTGCGTAGTGCTAATTTATTAAATAAATCAGAATTGGCTAAAGAATCTAGCATAGATACTAAAACCCTAGATAATTATTTGAGTATTTTAAAAAATACTTACCAAGTAGCCGTGCTTAAGCCTTGGTTTACCAATGAAGCTAAACGCTTAATTAAAATGCCCAAAGTTTTTATGCTAGATACTGGTATTTTGTGTCACTTGCTACGTATTATGGCTACTGATGAGCTAAATCAATCCTTACAACGCGGCGCGATCTATGAAACTTTTATCCTCAGTGAGTTAGTCAAAGCCAATACTTATGCTAAACAGCCTGTAGATATTAGCTTTTATCGTACTCAGGACGGTAAAGAAATTGATTTTATTTTAGATAATGGTAAAGGCTTAATTCCAATTGAGGTGAAAGCTGCATATACAGTC contains:
- a CDS encoding beta-ketoacyl-ACP synthase III; its protein translation is MMYSRITGTGSYLPPRIMTNRDLAQFVDTTDEWIVERTGIRQRHIVENESACDLAEMAARRALEMAGRQPNEVDLIVLGTSTPDLIFPSTACLLQGRLGITNGGAAFDVNAACSGFTYALSVADKFVRSGASKCALVVGAETMSRLLDWTDRGTCVLFGDGAGALVLEPSAEPGIYSTHIHSEGSYEELLNVAAGVSRNRDVLLAGKAFLRMKGNEVFRMAVTTLGRIVEETLEANHMTKADVDWLVPHQANIRIIQATAKKLDMPMERVVVTVGEQGNTSAASIPIAFDTAVRDGRIQRGQTVLLEAFGGGFTWGSALVRF
- the plsX gene encoding phosphate acyltransferase PlsX, encoding MANKYRIALDAMGGDHGLEVTVPAALKALAAHADIELILVGDEAQIHDALAKHKTTLSERLQIKIASQVVAMDESPTSALKNKKDSSMRVAINLVKEGIADAAVSAGNTGALMATARFVLKMLPGIDRPAICTVLPSIDGHTHMLDLGANVDSSAEHLYQFALMGSELAKAIDDIEAPKVGLLNIGQEEIKGNEQVKAAHALLAKSPLNYIGYVEGDDIYLGDVDVVVCDGFVGNVALKNSEGVAKMIATLLKEGFKRNLLTKLAGLIALPVLTRFRRQVDPRSYNGASLLGLRGIVVKSHGGADSFAFANAIGIARTEIIKKVPQRIDKQIEALLAARVEA
- the rpmF gene encoding 50S ribosomal protein L32, which encodes MAVAQTRMSRSKRDMRRAHDALKNRALSVDPVSGETHLRHHMTPDGFYRGRQIIKTAVEVEEVQE
- a CDS encoding YceD family protein is translated as MLNRLPVEINPFRYVEQRRELSGIMPLREMLRLAELAVDTRGDFQVELTFGLSETHLPMVTGTIQGELQVECQRCLQPMALSIDHSVAVVFTRSETDRRPEEAGYESWVVEDDSLYLRDFVEDELLLAMPLIPRHDSCQPIKPLIEGYEDDAVDNESAPTEEKQHPFAVLKNWKKSE
- a CDS encoding nucleoside triphosphate pyrophosphatase — translated: MMNSQPPVLVLASTSKFRQELLQRLQIPFVCASPNIDESPLPHESAYDLVARLALAKAQAVQAHYTDALIIGSDQVAVLNEQILGKPHTHINAVAQLQASSNQYVEFLTGLCLLNTHTHSYQVDVIRYGVKFRPLTEQMIEHYLQREQPYQCAGSFKSEGLGVTLFEKMQGDDPSALIGLPLIRLTDFLQQQGITLPLAL
- a CDS encoding IS4 family transposase, which codes for MDLSDGLRDSLKAHLSWGKPRLDCFVGMLHTLLSARQMNLALLAVHIDSDTDIGSRYRRMQRFFSQVFFNYNDIAHFLMGMFAFSGQQYYLTLDRTNWKWGKSNLNLLTLAVVYQGAAIPVYWMVLNKRGNSNQRERIALLQRFISQFGRNNILGVLADREFIGGQWWKWLSSKEIPYLIRIKGNQLMTDKHKKEAHVRSLFANLKPGKRRVLRHRRDVSGEWVWLSGSKLPSGELLIIASNHYTADPIGTYRLRWEIENLFQCLKGRGFHMEATHFTKPPRIKKMMALLAIGFCWAHKVGEWKEKAVKPLKTKKHGRKEQSVFRYGLDYLTDLLNGRVREKVDRLRLLLLFLCPPQFMAIEDGRMKLRRFSFEKDSMS
- the rlmJ gene encoding 23S rRNA (adenine(2030)-N(6))-methyltransferase RlmJ, whose translation is MLSYRHAFHAGNHADILKHAALTLILNSLNQKPKPYCYIDTHAGAGLYRLDSEWSTKTGEASLGIHKLWSHRAQLPQLTTYFACIQGLNPNATLSYYPGSPWIAQTLVRSTEQLVLTELHPDDKNLLKNNLRHSKQVTLVVNDGFKELLARVPPLLKRGLVLIDPPYELKQDYMLVTETLAQAYKRWATGIYAVWYPILASKRDHSDTMLRKIKQGAYSNLLKVELHVKGANSDFGMYGSGMLIVNAPWQLDTQLESILPPLTNILAQDEHASWTVEWLKAPT
- a CDS encoding ATP-binding protein, which gives rise to MLKRHILADVQAYLMHFPSLLITGARQVGKSTLALQLGIENYVTLDDIATYQSAKADPKGFILSLTKPVIIDEIQRVPELFVAIKEQIDLDRRAGQFVLTGSSSLQGFRDLSDSLAGRIGIVDLYGFNLSEIYATNFNVLDHLFSDTHFSSLEHSIDIPSHLIKGGFPEVQTITHAKTRMLWFSSYIRTYIERDLHDVGNIRNLDSFMRLYLLLALRSANLLNKSELAKESSIDTKTLDNYLSILKNTYQVAVLKPWFTNEAKRLIKMPKVFMLDTGILCHLLRIMATDELNQSLQRGAIYETFILSELVKANTYAKQPVDISFYRTQDGKEIDFILDNGKGLIPIEVKAAYTVTLQDFRHIQYFIEQNQGKVLQGIVFYSGDRVLPFGEKDGVKLWAVPFGVLAG